The Ralstonia pickettii DTP0602 genome segment CGAGACCTACAACCCGCTCATCAACGCGATCACCGCCACCTGCTTCGAGCGCGCACGCGAAGAAGCGCGGCGCGCCGAGCAGGCGGTGCTGCGCCGCGAACCGCTGGGCCTGCTGCATGGCCTGCCGCTGGGGGTCAAGGACCTGGAGGCCACCGAGGGCCTGCTGACCACCTATGGCTCGCCGCTGTACCGCGGCCATGTACCCACCCAGGACAACGTGCTGGTGTCGCGGCTGCGGGCGGCCGGCGCCATCGTGGTCGGCAAGACCAATATCCCGGAAATGGGCGCCGGCGCGAACTCCCGCAATGCCGTCTGGGGCGCGACCGGCAACCCCTTCAACCCGAACCTCAACGCCGGCGGGTCCTCCGGCGGCTCGGCCGCCGCACTGGCCGCGGATTTCCTGCCGGTTTGCACGGGTTCTGATACCGGTGGCTCGCTGCGCATTCCCGCGGCCAAATGTGGCGTGGTCGGCTTCCGGCCCTCGCCGGGCGTGGTCCCGAACTCGCGCAAGCTGTTGGGATGGACGCCGATCTCGGTGGTCGGCCCGATGGGCCGCACGGTCGCCGATGCCTGCCTGCAGCTCGCGGCTTCGGCGGGTGTATCGGTCACCGATCCCTTGAGCTATGCGGTGGATGCCGCCGCCTTCGCCTCCCCGGCGCCCTTGGACCTGTCATCGTTGCGGGTCGGCTGGACCGAGGACTTCGGCTGCTGCGCCGTGGACGAAGGCATCCGCCGGGTGTTCCGCGGCAAGATCGCCGCGATGCAGCATCTGTTCAAGCGTTGCGACGAGGTGAGCTTCGATCTTGGCGATGTGCATCGCTGCTTCGACGTGCTGCGCGCGGAGAGCTTTGTCGCCGGCATGCACGAGGCCTACCAGCGCGACCCCGCCAGCCTGGGGCCGAACACGCGCGCCAATTACGAGATGGGCGCGAAGATGTCGCTGGTGGACAGCGCATGGGCGCAGGCGGAGCAGAACCGCATCCTGCAGCGCTTCCAGCAGGCCTACCAGGATTACGACCTGATCCTGTCGCCGACCACGCCGGTCTCGCCGTTCCCGTGGACGCGCCTGTTCGCGGAGACCATCAACGGGGAAAAGCAGGAGAACTACTACCGCTGGCTGGCATTGACCTATGTCGTGACTTTGACCACGCACCCGGCCATCTCGCTCCCGTGCGGCACCGATGAGCTCGGCATGCCGTTCGGCCTGCAGGTGACCGGCCGCTTCCGCGCCGACGCGCAAACGCTGGGCGCGGCGCAAGCGATGGAAACGGCCTTTGCCGGCTCGGCGGCGTTGCGCCGTCCGGTGCCTGACCTGGCCTCGCTCAAGCCGGCCACGCCGGCGCTACGTTCCATTGTCACGGCGCCGCCGGTCTTCAACGCAGGGGCGCATCGGGAGGGCGTTTCCGCGGTATAGCCTGGCTCGGGGGCCGCAACGCAGTCCTACCATCGTGGTTCGCGATGGCAGGCTCTCGAACCACTGTTTTTCAGCCGGCTTGCCGCCGGTCATCATTTGGCCGTCCCCCAGTACCGCCCGCGTTCGCGCGGCAAAGCACAAAGGAATGCCAAATGGAGACTGTCGAACAGAGGCCCGGTCGTTACCGGTTCACGGGCCACGAGCGTGTGCTGCACAACGTATCGGCCCCAGCCGCCCTGCCCGGCGTCCTGTCGCTGCTTGGCTACAGCCGCGTGTTCATCGTGTGCTCCCGGTCGATACACACGAAGACCACCTTCATTGACCAGCTGAAGGCCCGCCTGGGCGGCCAGATCGTCGGCCTGACCGACGACGTCGGCGAGCATTCGCCATTGTCCAATGTGCTGAAGGCGGCCCGCGCCGCCCGCGATGCGCGCGCGGATGTCCTGCTCTCTGTGGGCGGTGGCTCCGTCATGGACATGTGCAAGGCGATGCAGCTTTGCATCTCAGAGGGCGCCTACGACCGGGAAAGCATGCTGGCGCTGCAATTCGTGTTGTCCGAGGACGGCACGGAAATGCTGACCACATCGCACGCACCGGCGGCGATTCGCCAGATCGCGATTCCGACGACGCTGGCCACCTCGGAATGGACACCGGTCAGTACGCCTGTCGATGACGAAACCCGGCTCAAGGCACGCTTCGTGGTGCCGGATGGCTCGCCACAGGCGATCCTCTACGACCCTGTCCTGCTCCAGCAGACCCCAACGCGCCTGCTCATGTCGACCGGCATCCGCGGGCTCGATCACGCTATCAATACGGCCTGCTCTTCCGCCACCCATCCGTTTGCCAGCCTGCTTGCGGAGAAGGCGATCCAGCTCTATATGCAGAACCTGCCGAAACTGCGCGACACGACGCAGCGGGATCCCTTCACGCAGTGCCAGCTCGCCACCTGGTACACGGGCATGGGCCAGATGTCCGTGCCCCACGGATTCAGCCATTGGATGGTCCATATCATCGGGCCTTATGGCGGCATCGCGCACAGCGATGCGGCATGCGTGCTGATGCTGGCACAGGCGAAATGGCTCGAAGGCACGGCCACGTCGCAGCATGACCGCCTGCGCGCTGCCCTCGGACAACCCGGGCGGCCGTTCCATGACATCCTGCGCGATTTGCTCGTGGAACTGGGCATGCCGACCACGCTCGGTGACCTTGGACTCGCCAGGGCCAAGGTCGAGAGCATGATCGGCCCGGCGCTGGAGCATCCGATGGTGACGCGCAACAACCTTCGGCCGATCACGACCGAGGCTGACCTGAGGGCTGTCCTTGAGCTGGCCTGGCAATGACAATTGTCGCGCAGCACGGATTGTGCCGTCGCATCGGACGATGGCACAATCCGCTTGCCCCCATGCCTGGGGCCGGGATGCCGGCTCCGGTCCTGATTTCTTCCTGCCATGAGGATCGATCCGGTTTCGCTCAGGCTGTTCCTTGCGGTGTCCGAGCTCGGCACGATCGCGGCCGCCGCTGAGCGCGAGCACATCGCCGCCTCCGCCGTCAGCAAGCGCATCAGCGATCTCGAGGCGCTGCTGCGCACGCAATTGCTGGAGCGCAGCAACAAGGGCATCTTCCCCACGCCGGCGGGCATCGCGCTGCAGAACCTGTCGCGCGGCATCGTCAACGACCTCGACAATGTCGCGACGAAGATGCAAGAGTACGCCAGCGGCACGCGCGGCCTGGTCCGCATCTATGCCAACGTTTCCTCCATCGCCCAGTTTCTGCCAGCCGACCTGCAGGGCTTTATCGAGAAGTATCCCGACGTACAGCTGCAACTCGAGGAGCGGATCAGCACCGCGATCCTGCGCGGCGTGGCAGAGAACGCCGCCGACATCGGCTGCTATGCCGAGGTGGGCGGGCACCAGCATGACGTCATCACCCTGCCGTACCGGGAGGACCAGCTCGTCGTGGTCGTGCCAAAGGGAAGCCCGCTCGGTCGGCGCAAGAAGCTGAACACAGCGGAACTGCTGGGGCACCACCTGATCGGCTTGCAGACCGGCAGCTATATCAATCTGCAGCTGCAGCGCATCGCCGGCGAGCTCGGGGTGCCGG includes the following:
- a CDS encoding amidase, whose product is MNAQDNLTSASAVELRRLIGTGEISPVELLDACIARIETYNPLINAITATCFERAREEARRAEQAVLRREPLGLLHGLPLGVKDLEATEGLLTTYGSPLYRGHVPTQDNVLVSRLRAAGAIVVGKTNIPEMGAGANSRNAVWGATGNPFNPNLNAGGSSGGSAAALAADFLPVCTGSDTGGSLRIPAAKCGVVGFRPSPGVVPNSRKLLGWTPISVVGPMGRTVADACLQLAASAGVSVTDPLSYAVDAAAFASPAPLDLSSLRVGWTEDFGCCAVDEGIRRVFRGKIAAMQHLFKRCDEVSFDLGDVHRCFDVLRAESFVAGMHEAYQRDPASLGPNTRANYEMGAKMSLVDSAWAQAEQNRILQRFQQAYQDYDLILSPTTPVSPFPWTRLFAETINGEKQENYYRWLALTYVVTLTTHPAISLPCGTDELGMPFGLQVTGRFRADAQTLGAAQAMETAFAGSAALRRPVPDLASLKPATPALRSIVTAPPVFNAGAHREGVSAV
- a CDS encoding alcohol dehydrogenase, producing METVEQRPGRYRFTGHERVLHNVSAPAALPGVLSLLGYSRVFIVCSRSIHTKTTFIDQLKARLGGQIVGLTDDVGEHSPLSNVLKAARAARDARADVLLSVGGGSVMDMCKAMQLCISEGAYDRESMLALQFVLSEDGTEMLTTSHAPAAIRQIAIPTTLATSEWTPVSTPVDDETRLKARFVVPDGSPQAILYDPVLLQQTPTRLLMSTGIRGLDHAINTACSSATHPFASLLAEKAIQLYMQNLPKLRDTTQRDPFTQCQLATWYTGMGQMSVPHGFSHWMVHIIGPYGGIAHSDAACVLMLAQAKWLEGTATSQHDRLRAALGQPGRPFHDILRDLLVELGMPTTLGDLGLARAKVESMIGPALEHPMVTRNNLRPITTEADLRAVLELAWQ
- a CDS encoding LysR family transcriptional regulator: MRIDPVSLRLFLAVSELGTIAAAAEREHIAASAVSKRISDLEALLRTQLLERSNKGIFPTPAGIALQNLSRGIVNDLDNVATKMQEYASGTRGLVRIYANVSSIAQFLPADLQGFIEKYPDVQLQLEERISTAILRGVAENAADIGCYAEVGGHQHDVITLPYREDQLVVVVPKGSPLGRRKKLNTAELLGHHLIGLQTGSYINLQLQRIAGELGVPVKFRMQVNSYDAVCLMVESNMGIGILPVSLARRYARTLGIRAIGLDAPWAQRRLNLCIRSYDGLPVAARLLVDHLCPAARSIAAATRSTA